One part of the Burkholderia latens genome encodes these proteins:
- a CDS encoding adenylosuccinate synthase, with amino-acid sequence MPNVVVVGAQWGDEGKGRVVDWLAAQADIVARYNGGHNAGHTLVVGDKTYKLALLPSGLVRGKRGVIGNGVALDPEALLAEIGRMAELGLSVTPDNLSIAENATLVLPIHRAIDQAQERLRPEPIGTTLRGIGPAYEDKIGRRGLRVADLAEPSRLAGKLDVLVDHHNAWFRGLGLEPCSRDAMLATLVDIAPKILPFLRPVWADLNDATDRGERILFEGSQAVMLDIDWGTYPFVTSSGTVASAAAAGTGLGAAKLGHVLGVTKAYATRVGGGPFLTELIDATGEALRTRGREFGVNTGRPRRCGWLDAAQLRQAVRVSGIDSLALTKLDVLDGFTSIELCVGYELDGARVDHLPASLDAQARAKPVYERFRGWEGTVKGIRDRAALPRAAQDFIARVEAVAGAPVSMITTGAERDDTIVLSNPFDAA; translated from the coding sequence ATGCCGAACGTGGTCGTAGTGGGCGCCCAATGGGGCGACGAAGGCAAGGGGCGCGTCGTTGACTGGCTCGCGGCGCAGGCCGATATCGTCGCCCGCTACAACGGGGGCCACAACGCGGGCCATACGCTGGTCGTCGGCGACAAGACATACAAGCTGGCGTTGTTGCCGAGCGGCCTGGTGCGCGGCAAGCGCGGCGTAATCGGCAATGGCGTCGCGCTCGATCCGGAGGCGCTGCTGGCCGAGATCGGCCGGATGGCAGAACTCGGGCTGTCGGTAACGCCCGACAACCTGTCGATTGCCGAGAACGCCACGCTGGTGCTGCCGATTCACCGTGCGATCGATCAGGCGCAGGAGCGTCTTCGTCCCGAACCCATCGGCACCACGCTTCGAGGGATCGGGCCGGCATACGAAGACAAGATCGGTCGCCGCGGGCTGCGCGTTGCCGATCTGGCTGAACCGAGCCGGCTCGCGGGCAAGCTCGACGTGCTCGTGGACCATCACAATGCGTGGTTTCGCGGGCTGGGGCTCGAGCCGTGCTCGCGCGACGCAATGCTCGCGACCCTCGTCGACATCGCACCCAAGATCCTGCCGTTCCTGCGTCCCGTGTGGGCCGACCTGAACGACGCAACCGATCGCGGCGAGCGGATCCTCTTCGAGGGCTCGCAGGCCGTGATGCTCGACATCGACTGGGGCACCTATCCGTTCGTGACGTCGTCGGGCACCGTTGCATCGGCCGCCGCGGCCGGCACGGGTCTGGGAGCGGCGAAGCTCGGTCACGTGCTGGGCGTGACCAAAGCGTATGCGACGCGAGTCGGCGGTGGTCCGTTCCTTACCGAGCTGATCGATGCAACCGGGGAAGCGCTGCGCACGCGCGGACGCGAGTTCGGCGTCAACACGGGGCGGCCGCGCCGCTGCGGATGGCTCGATGCCGCGCAGCTGCGGCAGGCCGTGCGAGTCTCGGGCATCGATTCGCTCGCGCTCACCAAACTCGACGTGCTCGACGGCTTTACGTCGATCGAGCTGTGCGTCGGCTACGAGCTCGATGGCGCGCGCGTCGACCATCTGCCCGCGAGCCTCGATGCGCAGGCACGCGCGAAACCCGTGTACGAACGGTTCCGCGGGTGGGAGGGCACGGTGAAGGGCATCCGCGACCGTGCGGCGCTGCCGCGCGCAGCGCAGGACTTCATCGCACGGGTCGAGGCGGTCGCGGGCGCACCGGTATCGATGATCACGACCGGCGCCGAGCGCGACGATACGATCGTGCTGAGCAACCCGTTCGACGCGGCGTAA
- the parS gene encoding antitoxin Xre/MbcA/ParS toxin-binding domain-containing protein — protein MSTIAFHPSGVAHPRQAEFTILEQLLAIRVRSGADLAELASARVDVAVIDRLSERGLKSDELAFIIPRRTLSHRRQAHERLSPEESDKAIRLARIVAQATATFGDQDKAMAWLRNGLQRFGGRTSLDMSSTEHGARLVEEALTQVDEGYFA, from the coding sequence ATGAGCACGATCGCATTTCACCCGTCGGGCGTCGCGCATCCGCGTCAGGCGGAATTCACGATCCTCGAACAACTGCTTGCGATCCGCGTGCGCTCGGGCGCCGATCTTGCCGAACTGGCGAGCGCGCGCGTCGACGTCGCGGTGATCGACCGGCTGTCGGAGCGCGGACTCAAGTCGGACGAACTTGCGTTCATCATCCCCAGGCGCACGTTGAGCCATCGCCGCCAGGCGCACGAGCGTCTGTCGCCGGAGGAATCCGACAAGGCGATCCGGCTCGCGCGCATCGTTGCGCAGGCGACGGCCACGTTCGGCGATCAGGACAAGGCGATGGCATGGCTGCGCAACGGGCTTCAACGCTTCGGCGGCCGCACGTCGCTCGACATGTCGAGCACTGAACACGGCGCGCGACTGGTCGAAGAGGCCCTCACACAGGTCGACGAGGGGTACTTCGCTTGA
- a CDS encoding LysR family transcriptional regulator produces MDTLQMMRIFVRVAEEGSFTSAAQRLDITTAYASRSVAQLETHLRTRLLNRSTRRIALTDAGQRYLDRCQRILGYIDEAEAEAADAQAKPSGRLHVHATTSFGQAYLVPAVVRYRQRYPSVAVELTLSQHVPDIIDEGYDVSLQLSTTELPDSGLVSQRLGDVHSVLCASPAYLNERGTPRTVRDLETHSCLQIVTPIFPRDRWHLDGPNGRETFELPQQDFQVNIADALGAALRAGLGIGSLPMSTAVPALESGALVRVLPEYRLQKLTVYTLYASRQYLDAKIRTFVDFLRECVPEMLSADEAALRGSCQS; encoded by the coding sequence ATGGACACGTTACAGATGATGCGCATTTTCGTCCGGGTGGCGGAGGAGGGCAGCTTCACGAGCGCGGCCCAGCGTCTGGACATCACCACCGCCTACGCCTCGCGTTCGGTCGCGCAACTTGAAACGCATTTGCGTACGAGGCTGCTCAACCGCAGCACGCGCCGCATCGCATTGACCGATGCCGGACAGCGCTATCTCGACCGGTGCCAGCGCATCCTCGGATATATCGACGAAGCGGAAGCCGAGGCGGCCGATGCGCAGGCGAAACCGTCGGGACGCCTGCATGTGCACGCGACGACGAGCTTTGGGCAGGCCTATCTGGTGCCCGCGGTCGTGCGATACCGGCAGCGCTACCCGTCGGTGGCGGTCGAGCTTACGCTGTCGCAGCACGTGCCGGACATCATCGACGAAGGCTACGACGTGTCGCTGCAACTGAGCACGACGGAGTTGCCCGATTCCGGGCTGGTATCGCAGCGGCTCGGCGACGTGCACAGCGTGCTGTGCGCGTCACCAGCCTATCTGAACGAGCGCGGCACGCCACGCACCGTGCGTGATCTCGAAACGCATTCGTGTCTGCAGATCGTCACGCCGATATTTCCGCGCGACCGCTGGCACCTCGACGGTCCGAACGGTCGCGAGACATTCGAACTGCCGCAGCAGGATTTCCAGGTCAACATCGCCGATGCGCTCGGTGCCGCGCTGCGCGCCGGCCTCGGGATCGGCTCGCTGCCAATGTCGACCGCGGTGCCCGCACTCGAAAGCGGTGCGCTGGTTCGCGTATTGCCCGAATATCGTTTGCAGAAGCTGACGGTCTACACGCTATACGCGTCGCGCCAGTATCTCGACGCGAAGATCCGCACGTTCGTCGATTTTCTGCGGGAATGCGTGCCCGAAATGCTGTCCGCCGACGAGGCGGCGCTGCGCGGTTCCTGTCAGTCCTGA
- a CDS encoding dienelactone hydrolase family protein: protein MSQTSGSMITFRRPDGQELQGYLATPDKTEGAPAVVVIQEWWGLNDQIRGVADRLARCGYFALVPDLYRGKSTVEEEEAHHLMTGLDFGDAASQDIPGAVQYLKTRASRVAVTGFCMGGALTLLSLQFADADAGVTWYGFPPLDYLDPSKIKVPLMGHWGTQDAFFAIDQVDALEKKLTDAKVGFEFHRYLAHHAFANETAVGPGRIGGTQFDPVWSQIAWDRTLTFFGRTLWSEQH, encoded by the coding sequence ATGTCTCAAACATCCGGTTCCATGATCACGTTTCGCCGCCCGGACGGGCAGGAACTGCAGGGCTACCTCGCGACGCCGGACAAGACCGAAGGTGCACCCGCTGTCGTCGTCATCCAGGAATGGTGGGGCCTGAATGACCAGATTCGCGGCGTCGCCGATCGCCTTGCGCGCTGTGGCTACTTCGCGCTCGTGCCCGATCTGTATCGCGGCAAGTCGACGGTCGAAGAGGAAGAAGCGCACCATCTGATGACCGGTCTCGATTTCGGCGACGCCGCATCGCAGGACATTCCTGGCGCCGTGCAATATCTGAAGACGCGCGCATCGCGCGTCGCCGTCACCGGTTTCTGCATGGGCGGCGCACTCACGCTGCTGTCGTTGCAGTTCGCCGATGCGGACGCCGGCGTTACGTGGTACGGATTCCCTCCGCTCGACTACCTGGATCCGTCCAAGATCAAGGTGCCGCTCATGGGCCACTGGGGTACGCAGGATGCGTTTTTCGCGATCGATCAGGTCGACGCGCTGGAGAAAAAATTGACCGACGCGAAGGTCGGCTTCGAGTTCCACCGCTATCTCGCTCATCATGCGTTCGCGAACGAAACGGCCGTCGGCCCGGGCCGCATTGGCGGTACGCAGTTCGACCCGGTGTGGTCGCAGATAGCATGGGATCGCACGCTCACGTTCTTCGGGCGTACGCTCTGGAGCGAGCAGCACTAA
- the gcvA gene encoding transcriptional regulator GcvA: protein MARRLPPLNSLRAFEAAARLGSFTLAADELCVTHGAISRHVQQLEAWLGRPLFERHNRRVDLTDAGRAYLAEVGASFDRIALATAQHFGQGQQRVLRVSAPATFSLRWLVPKLSSFQVAHPAIEVRLSTSNEPIDKLRDKVDLIVRGGPLAIDGYVAEEFLSEVRLPVCSPKLLERRPLHTPADLADFTLLHAATYPGMWPEWLAAAGYSNLVPRHSLTLEHFYLTLQGALDGLGVAMGPIALVADDIAEGRLVQPFSEPALPPWRYFTYVAAARAGDEAVRAFKDWLKATGNAGGTNGRR, encoded by the coding sequence ATGGCCCGACGACTTCCCCCGCTTAATTCGCTGCGCGCGTTCGAAGCCGCGGCGCGGCTCGGCAGTTTCACGCTCGCCGCCGACGAGCTGTGTGTGACCCATGGAGCGATCAGCCGGCATGTGCAGCAACTAGAGGCCTGGCTTGGCCGACCGCTGTTCGAACGGCACAACCGGCGCGTCGACCTGACCGATGCCGGCCGCGCGTACCTTGCCGAGGTCGGCGCTTCGTTCGACCGCATCGCGCTGGCCACCGCGCAGCATTTCGGTCAGGGGCAGCAGCGGGTGCTGCGGGTGAGCGCCCCCGCGACGTTTTCGCTGCGCTGGCTTGTGCCGAAGCTATCGTCGTTCCAGGTCGCGCATCCGGCCATCGAGGTCCGTCTGTCGACGTCCAACGAGCCGATCGACAAGCTGCGCGACAAGGTTGATTTGATCGTGCGTGGCGGCCCGCTGGCCATCGACGGATATGTTGCGGAAGAATTCCTGTCCGAGGTCCGGCTGCCCGTGTGCTCGCCGAAACTGCTCGAGCGTCGACCGTTACATACGCCAGCCGATCTTGCGGATTTCACGCTGTTGCACGCGGCAACCTATCCCGGCATGTGGCCGGAATGGCTAGCGGCAGCCGGATACTCGAACCTGGTGCCGCGCCACTCGCTCACGCTGGAACACTTCTATCTGACACTGCAGGGCGCGCTCGATGGCCTCGGCGTGGCAATGGGGCCGATTGCGCTCGTCGCGGACGACATTGCCGAGGGCCGCCTGGTGCAGCCGTTCAGCGAACCGGCATTGCCGCCGTGGCGCTATTTCACTTATGTGGCAGCCGCTCGCGCCGGCGATGAAGCGGTGCGGGCATTCAAGGACTGGCTGAAAGCGACAGGGAATGCAGGGGGAACGAACGGGCGGCGTTGA
- a CDS encoding tyrosine-type recombinase/integrase: protein MDTNRWTHDPVGAFRAWQETAATGAGRRPFAPRSVVQHVAMFERFLHHLVSQRVSLATFGPDHVATFLAELERRCTPGTSTRMRYAKLIERLSRHLVETGVRTSHPAGRTTRDLAWPDGEPEPGYLSADADAALQRHVQPRPDDTPAACRNRAIIALLLGSGITSAEIRVLTRDALDLDARPPTLAVPRNRARPARMITLASFAWAPLAAWRAISAEGPASALLFPAPRGGAMNDMFLLLVVREALAAIDVHATELSPRVLRNTYARRQLLDGHSHADVTAMLGLASSRTVTRIRQTLARDAAADRAAHER from the coding sequence ATGGACACGAATCGCTGGACTCATGACCCCGTCGGCGCATTTCGCGCGTGGCAGGAAACGGCTGCGACCGGCGCCGGCCGCCGGCCGTTCGCACCACGATCGGTCGTGCAACATGTGGCGATGTTCGAACGATTCCTGCACCATCTCGTTTCGCAGCGCGTATCGCTGGCGACGTTCGGCCCGGATCATGTCGCGACGTTCCTGGCCGAACTCGAACGGCGCTGCACACCGGGCACGTCGACACGCATGCGCTATGCGAAGCTGATCGAGCGGCTATCCCGCCATCTCGTGGAGACCGGTGTGCGGACGAGTCATCCCGCAGGTCGAACGACGCGCGATCTCGCATGGCCCGATGGCGAGCCTGAACCGGGCTACTTGTCGGCGGACGCCGACGCCGCCCTGCAGCGTCACGTTCAGCCGCGTCCGGACGATACGCCGGCCGCCTGCAGGAATCGCGCGATCATCGCGCTGTTGCTCGGGAGCGGCATCACGTCGGCCGAGATTCGTGTACTGACCCGCGACGCGCTCGATCTCGACGCACGGCCGCCAACGCTCGCCGTGCCGCGCAATCGCGCACGGCCGGCGCGAATGATCACGCTCGCGTCGTTTGCGTGGGCGCCGCTCGCCGCATGGCGAGCGATTTCGGCCGAGGGGCCGGCATCGGCGCTGTTGTTTCCCGCACCGCGCGGCGGCGCAATGAACGACATGTTCCTGCTACTGGTCGTGCGCGAAGCGCTGGCCGCGATCGATGTTCATGCGACGGAGCTGAGCCCGCGCGTGCTGCGCAATACGTATGCGCGTCGCCAATTGCTGGACGGCCATTCGCACGCGGACGTCACTGCGATGCTCGGTCTCGCCAGTTCACGGACGGTCACGCGGATCCGGCAAACGCTGGCGCGAGACGCAGCCGCAGATCGCGCCGCGCACGAACGCTGA
- a CDS encoding metallophosphoesterase family protein, translating into MKFIHAADIHLDSPLHGLSAYPDAPAAQLRNASREALRQLVDRAIEEEVAFLVIAGDLYDGDWKDHNTGIFFGQQMGRLRKAGIRAFVLGGNHDAESEMTKKLTLPDNVTVFGHRKPETFTLPEFDVALHGQSFKDKAVVDNLAIGYPDPVPGHYNIGVLHTALEGYAAHANYAPCSLAELHAKGYDYWALGHVHEFQQWSGPSTVVFPGNLQGRHIRETGRRGAVLVTVEQGRTHVERLYLDVLRWEAVSVDASDCFTVADLSRKIGQSLETLLSVDGHVPRAVRVTVVGRTSAHGLFFGRAPQLRAEVLNQIGIIGNERLWLEKVRLATSEPERAQRESEQLEALEDLKQILTEAAHDPDFLALLDRDLKPFVGKVRSDVKEEVPLLTMARAGELTALVEQVGPALLARLARGE; encoded by the coding sequence GTGAAGTTCATCCACGCGGCAGACATTCACCTTGACAGCCCGTTGCACGGCCTGAGCGCCTATCCGGACGCGCCGGCCGCGCAGTTGCGCAACGCGTCCCGCGAGGCGCTGCGGCAACTCGTGGATCGTGCGATCGAAGAGGAAGTCGCGTTCCTCGTGATCGCGGGCGACCTGTACGACGGTGACTGGAAGGACCACAACACCGGCATCTTTTTCGGCCAGCAGATGGGCCGTCTGCGCAAGGCCGGCATTCGCGCATTCGTGCTCGGCGGCAATCACGATGCCGAGAGCGAGATGACGAAGAAGCTGACCTTGCCCGACAACGTGACCGTGTTCGGTCACCGCAAGCCGGAGACGTTCACGCTGCCGGAATTCGACGTCGCGCTGCACGGGCAGAGCTTCAAGGACAAGGCCGTCGTCGACAATCTCGCGATCGGCTATCCGGATCCCGTGCCGGGCCATTACAACATCGGCGTGCTGCACACCGCGCTCGAAGGCTATGCTGCGCACGCGAACTACGCGCCGTGCTCACTGGCGGAACTGCATGCGAAAGGCTACGACTACTGGGCGCTCGGCCATGTGCACGAGTTCCAGCAATGGTCGGGGCCGTCGACCGTCGTATTCCCCGGCAACCTGCAGGGCCGTCATATCCGCGAGACGGGTCGCCGCGGCGCGGTGCTGGTGACGGTCGAGCAGGGCCGCACGCACGTCGAACGCCTGTACCTCGATGTGCTGCGCTGGGAAGCCGTGTCGGTCGATGCGTCCGACTGCTTCACCGTCGCCGATCTGTCGAGAAAGATCGGCCAGTCGCTCGAGACTTTGCTGAGCGTCGACGGCCACGTGCCGCGCGCGGTGCGCGTGACGGTCGTCGGGCGGACGTCCGCGCATGGTCTCTTTTTCGGCCGTGCACCGCAATTGCGCGCGGAGGTGCTGAACCAGATCGGCATCATCGGCAACGAACGGCTGTGGCTGGAGAAGGTTCGGCTTGCGACGTCCGAACCCGAACGGGCGCAACGCGAGAGCGAGCAGCTCGAGGCGCTGGAAGATCTGAAGCAGATTCTGACCGAGGCCGCGCACGATCCCGACTTCCTCGCCCTGCTAGACCGCGACCTGAAGCCGTTCGTCGGCAAGGTGCGCAGCGACGTGAAGGAGGAGGTGCCGCTGCTGACGATGGCGCGCGCCGGCGAACTCACGGCGCTGGTCGAACAGGTGGGGCCCGCGTTGCTCGCGCGGCTTGCGAGGGGGGAGTAA
- a CDS encoding DUF4148 domain-containing protein, translating to MKSFICAVAAAAALTASFGTFAQSSPSGELTRAQVREELVQLEQAGYKPEVSDAHYPNALQTAQARVTNNDAAGYGVQAAAGVRAGRAIASKQSARDSVYFGQ from the coding sequence ATGAAGTCGTTCATCTGCGCAGTCGCCGCTGCCGCCGCGCTCACCGCATCCTTTGGCACCTTCGCGCAGTCGAGCCCGTCGGGCGAATTGACGCGCGCCCAGGTCCGCGAGGAACTCGTACAGCTCGAGCAGGCCGGGTACAAGCCGGAAGTGTCCGACGCGCACTACCCGAATGCGTTGCAGACCGCGCAGGCGCGCGTGACGAACAACGACGCAGCAGGTTACGGTGTCCAGGCCGCCGCCGGCGTGCGCGCGGGCCGGGCCATCGCCAGCAAGCAAAGCGCTCGCGACTCCGTCTATTTCGGCCAGTAA
- a CDS encoding RES family NAD+ phosphorylase: MITLWRISNYADLKGVGGLRAGGRWHFAGQPVVYLAEHPALALLETLVHFEIATVAQLPSGYQLLRVEVAESVDVAEIAEGDAPADWRDDVEWTRSAGTEWLHTQPSALLRVPSVVVPHAHNFLLNPLHPAASEVRIAEIMQSPYDSRILRLVHSNKDT, translated from the coding sequence TTGATCACGCTGTGGCGGATCAGCAATTACGCGGACCTGAAAGGCGTTGGCGGATTGCGGGCCGGCGGGCGATGGCATTTTGCCGGGCAGCCGGTCGTCTACCTCGCCGAGCATCCGGCGCTCGCGCTGCTCGAGACGCTCGTTCATTTCGAAATCGCGACCGTCGCGCAGTTGCCAAGCGGATACCAGTTGCTGCGCGTCGAGGTGGCCGAATCGGTGGACGTTGCCGAGATCGCGGAAGGCGATGCGCCGGCCGACTGGCGAGACGATGTCGAGTGGACTCGCAGTGCCGGCACCGAATGGTTGCATACGCAACCAAGTGCGCTGTTGCGCGTCCCAAGCGTCGTCGTGCCGCACGCGCACAACTTCCTGTTGAACCCGCTCCATCCCGCGGCTTCCGAAGTCCGGATTGCGGAAATCATGCAATCGCCGTACGACAGCCGGATTCTGCGGCTAGTCCATTCGAACAAGGATACGTAA
- a CDS encoding HD domain-containing protein — MTVNVAGITLPDSQLAREITELVRDTESELLFHHSSRVYYFGALAGQRRGLNYDPELLYCGCMFHDMGLTHRHSSACERFEVDGANAARDFLKSKGISQQDIDIVWTAIALHTTPGIPQHMHPVIALVTAGVEMDVLGLKYSEYSDVEREAIVSAHPRTPHFKEDIIQTFYDGIRHKPDTTFGNVKADVLADKDPHFHAGNFCSVIRSSAWAG, encoded by the coding sequence ATGACTGTGAACGTTGCCGGTATCACTCTTCCCGACAGCCAGCTGGCTCGCGAGATTACCGAGCTTGTGCGCGATACCGAGTCCGAACTGCTGTTTCATCACTCGAGCCGTGTCTACTATTTCGGCGCGCTGGCCGGTCAGCGCCGCGGGCTCAACTACGATCCCGAACTGCTGTATTGCGGCTGCATGTTTCACGACATGGGGCTCACGCATCGGCACAGCAGCGCGTGCGAGCGATTCGAAGTGGATGGCGCGAACGCCGCTCGGGATTTCCTGAAGAGCAAGGGGATCTCGCAACAGGACATCGACATCGTGTGGACCGCCATCGCGTTGCATACCACGCCGGGGATTCCGCAGCACATGCATCCGGTCATTGCGCTCGTGACGGCCGGTGTCGAAATGGACGTGCTGGGCCTCAAGTATTCGGAATACAGCGACGTCGAGCGCGAGGCCATCGTGAGCGCGCATCCGCGCACGCCGCATTTCAAGGAGGACATCATCCAGACGTTCTACGACGGCATCCGGCACAAGCCCGACACCACGTTCGGCAACGTGAAGGCCGACGTGCTGGCCGACAAGGATCCGCATTTCCATGCGGGCAACTTCTGCAGCGTGATTCGCTCGTCGGCGTGGGCTGGTTGA
- a CDS encoding GlxA family transcriptional regulator, whose product MPKVVGIFAVPGVQLLDISAPLDVFAQANAECGKSFYTLRVIASGAGPIRTSSGARLLADWIVPDIPDRIDTLLVAGAPGASRIVLSTEVLAWLRSAAVQSKRYGSICTGAFILAATGLLKGRRLTTHWAAADALAEAYPSLTVEADALYVRDGKLRTGAGVTAGLDLALALVEEDLGREIARRVAAQLVMFFKRPGGQLQFSRGGDARPAGRSVLQEVQRWVASHPELEHSVAELAKHAGMSPRHFARLFRAEVGMTPAAWVEATRVSKARQLLESGQHTPKQVAAKCGFTNVDTLRRSFARHVGITPAEYRKRQAVAGE is encoded by the coding sequence ATGCCGAAAGTCGTGGGTATTTTCGCGGTACCGGGCGTACAACTGCTCGACATCTCCGCACCGCTCGACGTATTCGCACAGGCGAACGCCGAATGCGGCAAGTCGTTCTATACGTTGCGCGTGATCGCGAGCGGGGCCGGTCCGATTCGCACGTCGTCCGGCGCTCGACTGCTCGCCGACTGGATCGTCCCCGACATACCCGATCGCATCGATACGCTGCTCGTTGCCGGTGCGCCGGGTGCAAGCCGGATCGTGCTGAGTACAGAGGTACTCGCATGGCTGCGATCGGCGGCCGTGCAAAGCAAACGGTATGGCTCGATCTGCACCGGTGCATTCATCCTCGCGGCGACCGGCCTGCTGAAAGGGCGCCGCCTGACCACGCACTGGGCCGCCGCCGACGCGCTCGCCGAAGCATATCCGTCGCTGACGGTCGAAGCCGACGCGCTGTACGTACGCGACGGCAAGCTACGCACGGGCGCCGGTGTCACGGCCGGCCTCGATCTCGCGCTTGCGCTGGTCGAGGAAGATCTTGGTCGCGAGATCGCAAGGCGCGTCGCCGCGCAACTCGTCATGTTCTTCAAGCGTCCGGGGGGCCAGCTCCAGTTCAGCCGCGGTGGCGACGCACGGCCGGCCGGACGCTCGGTACTGCAGGAAGTCCAGCGCTGGGTCGCGAGCCATCCCGAACTGGAGCACTCGGTGGCGGAACTGGCGAAGCACGCTGGCATGAGCCCGCGCCACTTCGCGCGACTCTTCCGCGCGGAGGTGGGCATGACGCCAGCGGCATGGGTCGAAGCGACGCGCGTCTCGAAGGCGCGGCAGTTGCTCGAAAGCGGACAGCACACGCCGAAGCAGGTCGCCGCGAAATGTGGCTTCACGAACGTCGATACACTCAGAAGGTCGTTCGCGAGACATGTCGGGATCACGCCAGCCGAATACCGTAAGCGACAAGCGGTTGCCGGCGAGTGA